A region from the Nematostella vectensis chromosome 13, jaNemVect1.1, whole genome shotgun sequence genome encodes:
- the LOC116614392 gene encoding trafficking protein particle complex subunit 2-like protein — MAVCVAVIGKENYPLFLRTVSPEEELKFHYTVHTSLDVVEEKVSSLTKSSNDPRELYLGLLYPTEDYKVYGYVTNTKMKFVVVVESANTSLRDNEIRTMFRKLHVAYTDMFCNPFYNPGENITSRGFEKTVVGMMKHE; from the exons ATGGCGGTGTGTGTGGCGGTCATCGGGAAAGAG AACTATCCGCTGTTCCTTCGCACCGTCTCACCAGAAGAAGAGTTGAAGTTTCACTACacagtgcacacatctctagatGTTGTTGAGGAAAAAG TTTCATCTTTAACAAAAAGCTCCAATGATCCACGAGAGCTGTATTTGGGTCTACTCTACCCAACTGAGGACTACAAAGT ATATGGGTATGTCACAAACACCAAGATGAAgtttgtggttgttgtggagTCAGCAAACACATCACTCAGAGACAATGAGATAAGGACA atgTTTCGCAAACTTCATGTTGCCTACACTGACATGTTTTGTAACCCATTCTATAACCCGGGGGAGAACATTACTTCAAG AGGATTTGAAAAGACTGTGGTAGGAATGATGAAACACGAATAG